In Desulfobacterales bacterium, the genomic window TGAACTATAAATCGAGATATGGTGATAAAGAAATCACACGGTATACGCCTTTCCGTGAAGTTAAAACCATACTTGATGAAAGGTTCCGTCGCCGATTGGAAACCTCATACGAGGGGACTGTTCCGGGGCAGGACTTCAGATACCGTTTCTATTGCTCTCCGTACAGTAATAGATACTTCTGTAGTACAGGGAGGCTTTTTAGCCGTTTGCACCTGACGGTCAATCGAAGAGCGAAACAAAATAAAGTGTTTAGTTAACATATTTGGTTATGTTTAGCTACATTTTTAGGAACAGTATATCGTTAATTATAAAGTAAATATTAATAAGGAATGGTGACAAATTGATATATAATGAAATTTTAATGTTATATTTAATCGCTGTAAATGGAGGGGACATGGTAGTTAATGAACCCGTAAAATTAGAGATTGTTCAAGAATATCGCGAACAAAATGAGAATACCGATATTCAGAATATTATCAAAGCTTTAAAGAAAAAAATGGATAAAGATTATTCTTCTGGAACTATGAAGCGCGGAGCACATCCTAAACATCATGGTTGTATTAAAGCAGAATTTATAGTTGAACCTAATTTATCAGATGAATTGAGAGTTGGAATATTCAAAGAAGCTCGTAGCTTTCCTGCCTGGATTCGTTTTTCCAATGCATCTGGGGGAGTTCAGTCTGATTTAGAAAAAGATATGCGTGGTATAGCGATAAAAGTTATGAATATTGAAGGTGAAAAATTATTGGAAGATGAAAAGGAGGAGAAAACTCAGGATTTTCTTCTTTTAAGCTATCCTCTACTTCCGATAGGGACGGTTTCAGATTTTTCTAAACTTATTGATTCTGCTAAATATCCTTTATGGTTTTTTTTAAATCCATTTTCTTTGCATATACGTGAACTTAAACTTTTTATAGATGCAGCTCGAAAACATACCAATCCTTTAGACATTCGTTATTGGAGTACAACACCATATATGTTTGGGGAAAAAGCCGTTAAATACTCGATCAAGCCTACTTCAAATAATCTTAAACAAATGCCTGTGAAACCTACAGAAAATTATTTGCGTGAAATAATGCAGCAACAGCTATCGGAGACAGAAGCTTCTTTTGATTTTATGGTTCAATTTCAAACTGATCCAGTCAAGATGCCTATCGAAGATGCGAGTATTCTTTGGGACGAATCTCTTTCTCCTTTTCAAAAGGTTGCAACTATTAAAATTCCTTCTCAGCGTTTTGATTCAAACAAACAAATGGAATTTTGTGAAAATTTGTCTTTTACTCCTTGGCATAGTCTTCCAGAACACAGGCCGATTGGAGGACTTAACAGAGCTCGTAAAGAAATATATCGTGAACTTTCAAAATTTCGACATCAAAAAAATGATATATCACGTAAAGAACCTACAGGGTCTGAAAGTTTTTAATTTAGATTTCAGAAAGAAAAAGAAACGATGAGTCTAACTATAGAGATTCCATCGGTCGTATATTTATAAGATAATATTGTGTTAATATTTAATAAATAATCCAATTTCTTATTATTTAAGTTAATAATTAATTCCTTTTTGCCAAAATCATAGGACGAATTTGAATTTGTATCATAGTATCCAGCTAAAACTTTAATGAAAAAATCCCTCCTCAAAGAATTTGCATCAGTATCAAAAAAAGTACTCATTGAGATATAATATTCTTTTTTTTCGGTTAATTTTTCTACTGGAATCTGCCCTGGTAAGTAGAGCTTCGCGTGAGCGTCAGATTTGCTTTTGCTGTATTGAGCTAAAAAATAACGAGTTATTTCTTTTTCCCATCTTTTTACATTATGGCCAATTGGAGTATTTTCAAAAGCTTCACCAAAAGCGCTCCACGTAGCCCTAATTGCGAGATCTCTTTTAATATATTCAACATCAGTTATTGCATTATCATACATCCCAAATTCATTGATATCCACCAACAAGGAATCAGTATTCCAGTTAAGCAGAGATTCATTCGCATAGGTGAGCCAATTTCGATTATTAAAAAGTCTTATATTTAAGGATTTAACAAAAAGGTAACCCATTCCCCGGCCTTCTTCATTTATTCCTTTAGTTGCAAAATTATATTTTGAATAGCCTGCGTCAGATAAAAAAAGTAAAGTTGAGGCATAATTTTCTAAGCAAATATTGGAGTTCAACCGAACAAAAAGTTTTTTATCAGTTTCTCTATTTTTTACAAACGGCAATGGAGATTGTTCTTGCTCATCATCAAGAAGATAAAGTTCTTCTTCTTGAGCAAATAAAACACAGCTAAAAACTAAAATTAAAATAGTTGAAACAGCGGATATTTTATAAATTAAACTTAAAGTCATTTTTATCCCCTTAATGGGGCAGTAGATGTAGATAGTGATATTTTTAATGCATTGGCGATTTGTTCTAAACTTTGCAATGCACTATTAAAATTAAACTCATTTACTTGTTTTGCTAATAATTCAACCTTATCTTTTACGTTAGCAGAAGAAGCCAAATGTTTTTTTAGTTCTTCTACATATTCAAGTGTATAAAAATCCCTTTCAATTATCAAGTTTTTCATTTTTAAAATTATAGTGCTTATTTTTTCAATATCAAATTGAACTTCTTCTTCAATAGGACGATTTGATTTTTCAAAAGATTTTATTATATTACTTGCAAGGATAACATCTTCAAAAGCCTTTTCAAAGCCTATAAATATTTTTTCAAATTCGTTAGCATCAAAATTTTGGATACATGCTTCTATTTCTTTTGAATAATTAAATAACGTTTTTGCAGAAATATTGGCGCTAATACCTTTTATAGAATGAGCAACAAATTTTGCTTTGTTTGTATCATTAGACAAAATAGCATTTTTAATATCTTTTGGACTAAAAGGGCAATTATCTAAAAAAACTAATAATATTTTTTTTAACAATTTTGTATTACCGTTGGATCTATTTAAAAAATCTTGCACATCTATTCCTGGCAAATAGGGCGGCAAGTCATTAAAAGGCAAATGCTCTATAGGTTTTTCAACTTTTTTGTTTGCAAGACTTACCGGGTTTAAAGATTTTAAGCACTGATGTATAACAGATAAAACTTCATTACTTGAAATAGGTTTTGGAACATAAGCATTCATGCCTGCAGAAAAACATTTTTCAATTTCTTCATCAACAACATGGGCTGTCATTGCTATGATAGGAATATCCTTTAATTTTAAGTCAGTTCGTATAAGTTTGGCAGTATCATATCCATTAATTCCGGGCATTTGAATATCCATTAAGATAACGTCATAATTCTTTTCTTTTAGAAAAGATATTGCTTCATAACCATTATTAGCAATATCTATAAAAATTTCTGCACTACGAAGTATATCCGAAGCTACTTGCTGATTAATTGGATTATCTTCGACTATAAGGACTTTTAGATTCTTTACTGACTCAGCAACACTATTTTCTTCAATATATTTCGCATTAAATTTTTCAAAATTAATATAGGATTCCTTTTGAAATTTATCTCTTTTTTTCATAGTTTCGAGTATGTTATTAACTAAATTAAGCGCATAATTAGTTTTGGAAGTAATATCAGAAAGAATTTTGGAATCATCAGATGATAAGTATTTATTTTTTTCAAAAAGATTGCAAAGTCCAACTATAGAAGATAAAGGAGCCCTTAGATCGTGAGAACATACGGCTACAATATTATCCTGCAAATTGCTAAGTTCGTGAAGTTCGTCTAAAGTTTTTTTTATGTTATTGTCAATTTGAGTTCTATCTAAATGTGCGATTAAGCGAGCAAAAAGTTCTTCCTTAACAAATGGCTTAACAAGGTAATCAGTCGCACCTGACTTAAAAACAGTTAATAATTTGGATAAATTTTGGCCTCCAGTTAAAATTATTATTGGAATATTTAAATTCAATTCTTTTCTAATTTTTTGGCAAAGAGTATTTCCGTCTAAGTTAGGCATAACAAAATCAGCAATAACTATATCAATTTCAGACATATGGTTACAAATTATTTCAAATGCTGCCAATCCGTTATCTGCTTCAAATATATTTAAGCCTTCTTTTTTTAAACATTCTGAAATTATATTTCTATCTGTTCTACTGTCATCAGCTATTAAAGCTGTAAGACCTTTTAACCTATCTCCAGGATTTAAAATTCGATTTACAGAATTAAGTAATTCTCCTTTTTGAAAAGGTTTTACAATGAATTCTGTTGCTCCAAGTTCAAATCCCCTAATTCGGTCTTGCAAATTATCATGGGATGTAACGAATATTACTGGAATGTTCCTTGAAGCTTCATGGTATTTTGATACAATTTCTCGAATTTTTTTTAAAGTATCAAAACCATTCAATTTAGGCATTTCAATGTCAAGGGTAATAATATCTGGAAGAGATTCTGCGACTTTGGCTAATGCTACAAATCCATTTTCAGCTTCTATTATATTATATTCAGCATCTTGAAGCTCATTTCGGATTAATTTCCTAATATTAGGACTATCATCTACGATTAATACGTTTTTCATTTTTTCCATCAAAACTAAGTTGTATAAACTTATTTAGGTCTTTTTAAAGCTAACAAAACATTTTTTCAGCAACTACTACTTGATTTTTTCCAAAATTTTTTGCTTTATATAAAGCCTTATCTGCAGCATCACAAAGGTCTACAGGGTCATTAAAATTGGGAAAACTCGCGATACCAGCGCTAAAAGTTACGAAAAATTCTTTATCTCCAGCTTGATGCTTAATTTTAGAAAAATTTACACATAAGTCATTAAGAATATTTTTTGCACAAGACGAATTAATATCTTTCAAAATAACGGCAAATTCTTCTCCTCCATAACGCCCTATAATATCAGTACTTCTAAGTCTTTGCTGAAGAAGCTTTGACATAGCAACGATTACCTTATCCCCTACAGGATGTCCATATGTATCGTTTACATTTTTAAATGAATCTATATCAATCATAGCAAAACTTAAAGGTATATTATTACGACTACTGTATTTAAACGCATTAACAAGATTTTCTTTAATTTTAGTATGATTAAAGAGTCCTGTCAGACCGTCTTTTTCCATAAAACTTCTTAAAATCCTCATTCTTTCAGCGCGGATAGTAACTGACGATATAAGGTAATTCGGCTCAATAGGTTTTATCAAAAAATCATCCCCTCCCATTGACATAGCGGCCATTTGTTTATTTTTATCTGTTTCAGCAGACAAAAACACAATTGGTATGCTAAAAAAAGAATCCATCTGTCTAATGCATTTAGCAATTTCTATCCCGCTGTATTGTGGCATATACATATCCATTAGAATTAAATCAGGATAAAAATTTACTAAAGGAGCAAAAACTTTTGACGGGTCATTAACGGTCATAGTCTTCATTCCTGTTCCTTCAAGTATTGCAGAATAGTAGCTTGAAAGCTCGGGTTCATCTTCAACTATAAGTATGCGATAAGGATCTATTTCAACTGTATTTAAAAGGCTTTCTATTTTTTCAATCAGATTAGAAAAGTTTATTGGCTTTGTTATATAAGCATCGCCACCGGCTTTAACAGCTCTAAGACGAGTATCCGGATCATTGGCAGTTGAAATAAAAATAACAAAAGTCCGTTCATTCGTAGTTTTATCGAGTTTAGATATAAAATCAATGCCGCTGATAGAATTTTCAGAAAAAATTATATCAGCAATTATTAAAGACGGGACAATATTTTTAGAATTTTTTTGTAAATCTTCTGGATTAGCAAAAGAATAAACTTTATAACCAAAATTTTGAATTTGAATGGAAAGGCTTTCCCTTAAATATTTATCATCTTCAACAATAAAAATTAATTTTTCTTTTTGTTCCTTTTGAGTTATTGATGCCTCATGATTTGGCGTCTTGATGAATACTTTAGTAACATCTTGATTTTTAAATTTATCATTAGTATTAATTAATTCATTAAAATATCCAATATATTTTTTTATTTGTATTTTTAAAATTTCGTCTAAATCGATATTATTTTCTATTATATTTTTGATAAGTTTAGAAAGCTCACGAGCGGGTTCAACCAAAATTTTATAGCCAAAAAATCCACTTGAGCCAGCAAGAGTATGAACTATTCTGTGGAATTTTTTAAGACGATCATCATCTCTTGGGAGCGAAAATACTTGTTCACAAATTGTTTCAATGTCCTTTATCTTATCTGGAAGCTGTTTTGCGTAACCGTTAATAATATCGTTAAGTTTTTCCTGGGTATTGTTATCTGGTTTCATAAAAATCCAATAATTATTTAAAGGGAATTCAAGATAAATTAATATTTTTATTAAGAATTGGTCAATATTTTATTAACCAAACTTCCGATTGTATCTTGAATATTTTCGTCTTTTATTAAGCAAAAAGTTTTTATTTCGTCAAATATTTTATTCCCGACAGCAATGTCATCATCTCCTGAAAGAAGTATAAAAGGAATATTTTTTTTATCTGAACGTATCTTTTCAAGCATCTCTAAACCATTCATTTCAGGCATATTCATGTCTGAAATTACTAAATTAATATCAGCATCTGAACTATATTTTTTTAGTCCCTCCATACCATCTTCAGCGGTTTCAATAGCATATCCTTCGGAATCGAGAACAAACCCAAGCAGGTCTCTTACAAAAGGATCATCGTCAACTACAAGAATTTTTGATTGTTCTAAACTCATAATAAACCTCCTTAATAACTAATAACTAATAGTGAATAGTGAATAACTTAAATTTCCTATATCATCCGATAAGTTTATGAATTGTATCAAGCAATAAAGACTGGTCAAATTCTCCTTTTATAATATAGGCATTAGCTCCAACTTTTATACCTCTTAATTTATCTTCAGGATTTGCCCTTGAGGTAACAATAATGATTGGAATATCTTTGTAGTAACTGTCTTTTCTTAGATTTTCTGTTAAAGAAAAACCATCCATTTGAGGCATCTCCACATCAGTTATTACAACATCATATCTTATATCTTTTGTTTTTTCGATCGCTTCAAGTCCGTTTATAGCGATATCAACATTATATCCGTAGGCTTCAAGTATATTTTTTTCAATTTCCCTTGTGCTTAAAGAATCGTCAACTACAAGAATTTTTAACTCTTTTTCAACACTGGATGGAATTAATTCTTTTATAGGCGTTTTATAGTTTATATCTTTAGCCATTTTAATGATAAAAGGAATATTAAGCACATTAATTATTTTATTATCCCAAAGTGTAAAGCCAGAAATAGCTTGAACCCCTCCCATTATTATCGGTAAAGGTTTTATTACCATATCAACTTCATCTACTAAATTATCAATAATAAGTCCTAATGATTCTTTTCCGGTAGATACAATTAAAATGAATATCTTTTTTTTAATCAACGCCTCATTAGCCTTTAATTTTAAAATTAAATAAATTTCTTCAAGCGGTATAATTTCTTCTCTAAGACTAATTGCTCGTTTTTCTAAAATTTTAAAAATATCCGATTCTGAAATCATAACTAATTCACGAACTGAATGGGATGGAACAGCAAATATTGTATTAGAAACTGTAAATAAAAAAAGTTTAAGCACTGCTAAAGTTAAAGGCAAACGAATAAGAAAAGTTGTGCCTTTTTCCTCTTTTGTTGATATAAGTATAGTGCCTTTTAGCTGTTCAACAATATTAGTTTTAACTACGTCCATTCCGACTCCTCGGCCAGAAAGGTCTGTAATGATAGAGCTGGTGCTAAATCCTGGAATAAATATAATATCGGTAAGTTCAGATTCAGACATATTTTCTATTGTTTTTTCATCAAAAAATTTTTTCTTTATAGCTTTCTCTTTAATATTTTTAATCGAAATGCCTCGTCCGTCATCAATTATTTCGATAATTACGCTGCCGCTTTCATAATAAGCGATAATATGAATTAAGCCCTTAGGAGGTTTTCCTGCATTAATACGATCTTGTAAAGGTTCAATTCCATGATCAATCGAATTTCTAAGCATATGAAGCATAGGATCCGTTAGTTTTTCAATTATTTTTTTATCAATTTCTGTCTCTCCGCCTTCAACAATAAAATCAATATCTTTTCCGAACTCACGAGCTATATCTCTTACTTCTCGATGAAAACCATCAAAAATTGTAGAAAGAGGGAGCATTCTCATATTAAGAGATTTTTCATGCAATTCTTTTATTAAAGGTTCTTGAATATTTATATCATTTTTAATGGTCTTTAAATATTTTTTTATATTTAAAGCTAATAACTGGGTATTTTCAAAAAAAATGTCTATATCTTTAAATTGTGAATTATTCCGTAAAGAATTTAAATCATCTAAGCTTTTTTTCAGAGAATCTTCGATCTCTTTTGTATTAAATATAGACCTTTTCAATCCGCTATAAGACGATACAATTTCACCCATGTGATTTATTAAATCATCTAATTTAGACGAATCTATACGTATCGCTTCTTCTTTTTTTATTTTATCCTTAAATTCTTCTTTTTTTGGAGCTGAAACAACGATTGCTTTATTCTTAGTGGTTTCATCATGCTTTGAAATTTTTTGATTGACGGATTCTTGTTGATTCTCTTTTTTTTCATCTGATGTTTCAGGTTGTTTTTCAGACTTTTCGGCTATTTGAGACTTTGTTATAGATGTTTCTAACTCTTCGATTATTTCAATGTTTAATTCTATGTTTTCATCACCTGATGCTATTTTATCGAGCATTCCGCTAATAAGGTCTATTACCTTAAAAAAAAGATTTGATAATTCTTTGGTATATGGTATTTTTTTACTTCTAAGGCCGTCAAATGCATCTTCAAGTTTATGGGCAAGATCGCTAATAGAGCTAAATTTCATCATTCTTGAAGAGCCTTTTATTGTATGGGCAGAACGAAATATAGAATTAAGAGAATCCATATCTTCGGGATTTTTTTCAAGAGCTAAAAGACCTTTATTTAATTTTTCGATATGGTCTCTTGCCTCTTCTATAAATTTTTTAATAAATTTTGATTTATCGAAAGCCAAATGTCCCCCTCAAATTCTAATATTTAAGTTAATCTAAGCTTCAGCTTATCCATATTAGTTTTGCAAAGATATATAAGGTGGTCAGTCTTGAAAGCAAGCTGAAATAGCAAACCTTGATTTTGTGTAATATTTCCTTTATCAAGCAATTTTATAACAATTGAATATTCTCGATAAGCTTTTTCATTATCGCCTTTTATGGAATACAATTCAGCCATTGAATAATGCGCCAGCCAGCAGGATGTTTCTATATAAATAGCCTCTCTAAACCGCTTAATTGCGGTTTCAATATCATTCCTATTTTTTGCAATCAATCCTAATAATAAATAGCTTTCCAAATTCAAATTATCTATATCAAGTATTTGTAAACAAATTTTTGTAGCTTCATCAAAATTTTGAAGGTTTAACATTATGTTTGCTTTTAAAATATGAGCCATAATATGGAACTTATTATTATCTAAAATTTTTTTGATGTAATTAAGGGCATTAGAATATTTTTTTTCCTTTGCGAAAGTCATGGCTTCATTGAAAAGATCTTCATAATTTTGTTCAGATTTTAAATCTGACACTGTAGAAACTATAGGATAATTTTTTTTAATTACTTTTTTATCAAAAGCCTTTGTATTACTATCTTTATTTTTTTTGATAATAGCTTTTTCTATGTTTTTATGAGAATTATTTTTATTAAAAGATTCATCGCATTTTTTTTTGAATAAAAAATTTCCATCTATTTGGACTAAAGATAAAATATTAAGATTATGAAATATAGTTTCGGCCTTACCGACAAAAAGATATCCGTTTTGATTAAGAGCATCAGCTAACGACTGAAATATATTTTTTTTTGAATTATTATCAAAATAAATAGATACATTCCGATAAAAAATTATATCCATGTTTTTCAGATAATCTGGATAATTCGTATTAAGCAGGTTAAAATTTTTAAATTCTACCATTTTTTTTATATTCTCTTTAATAGCGAATCTATTATTAGGCAGCGGATCAAAATATTTATCAGATATATTTTCTTTAATTGATCTAAATGATAATTTTTCATAAATACCGCTTATAGCCTTATTTATAACATTATTATCAATATCTATACCTATTACAGATAAAGGGAAATTAATTGTTTTATATTTCTCCATAATGGCTATAGCAATTGAGTAGGATTCTTCTCCTGTTGAGCAACCTGCATTTAGAATCCTTATATGTCCTTTTCCCTGTTTAGTCTTTAATATCTCCGGTATTAACACGTCGGATGTAAGCTTAATATGCTCTGGTTCTCTAAAAAAATAAGTTTCATTTATTGTAATGTGGGTTATAAGATTTGAAAATTCTTCTTCACGCGCTATAAGATAGTTAAGATATTTTTCAGAAGAATTAACTTCGATATCTATCATCCTTGATTCTACAGCCCTTTCAAGAAGTTTTGTCCTTTCTACTTCAAAAACAAGCCCGCACTTTTTTTTTATCAACTCCTTTATGGGGTCTATATTCATAAGTAAAACACCTTAAATTTTGATATATTGTAGGGTCGATCAGCTGATCACTCCTACAGAAACTGGGAGGTTATTTAATTTTTTCCCATTAGAGTTTTAAAAGTTCCTCAGCTATACCTTGCAAAGGGGTAATTTTATTAATATAAGAGTTTTCAATAGCAATTTTAGGCATACCGAATATAATAGATGTATTTTCATCTTGAGCAATTGTAAATCCACCTCTTTCCTTTATTTCTTTTATACCTTGAACTCCATCATCTCCCATTCCTGTTAGTATAACTCCAACACTTTTTTCCCCGAAATTAAGGCCAACGGAGGATAGTAGCAAATCACAAGAAGGATGATAAAAATCTTTTACAGAAGTGCTTAAAATAGAAATTAATTTACTATTTTTATCAATTCCCATATTTTTTTCAGGGGGGATAAAATAGGCATATCCTTCTTTTATATATTCCCCTTCTTCTGCTATTTTGAGTTTTATTTTCGAAAACTTACTTAACCAATTAATCATACCCTCAAGAAACCCAAAAGATATATGCTGGGCAATCAATAATGGAAAAGGGAAATTTTCTGGAAGTGAAGATAATATTGTAAGAAGAGCTTGAGGTCCTCCTGTAGATGCAGCGATAGCGATTATTCTATAGGGGACAGCTTTTAAATATTTATTTTTATCTTTAATAATATTCCCGATGTTTAGAGGCTTTTTAAAAGGAGTAGAAATCTTTACTTGGGATAAAGTTTTAATTTTTTTTATAAATTCTTTATGATCAGAAGCAACATTTGGTTTTTCCATTACTTCAAGCGCCCCATTTATTATAGCTTGATAAGCTACATGGGCATCACTTCTGGAAGTAACGACAATTATTGGTAAGGCATTTATCTTCATTATTTTTTCTATCGCCTCAAGGCCAT contains:
- a CDS encoding diguanylate cyclase; the protein is MKPDNNTQEKLNDIINGYAKQLPDKIKDIETICEQVFSLPRDDDRLKKFHRIVHTLAGSSGFFGYKILVEPARELSKLIKNIIENNIDLDEILKIQIKKYIGYFNELINTNDKFKNQDVTKVFIKTPNHEASITQKEQKEKLIFIVEDDKYLRESLSIQIQNFGYKVYSFANPEDLQKNSKNIVPSLIIADIIFSENSISGIDFISKLDKTTNERTFVIFISTANDPDTRLRAVKAGGDAYITKPINFSNLIEKIESLLNTVEIDPYRILIVEDEPELSSYYSAILEGTGMKTMTVNDPSKVFAPLVNFYPDLILMDMYMPQYSGIEIAKCIRQMDSFFSIPIVFLSAETDKNKQMAAMSMGGDDFLIKPIEPNYLISSVTIRAERMRILRSFMEKDGLTGLFNHTKIKENLVNAFKYSSRNNIPLSFAMIDIDSFKNVNDTYGHPVGDKVIVAMSKLLQQRLRSTDIIGRYGGEEFAVILKDINSSCAKNILNDLCVNFSKIKHQAGDKEFFVTFSAGIASFPNFNDPVDLCDAADKALYKAKNFGKNQVVVAEKMFC
- a CDS encoding catalase family protein, producing the protein MVQEYREQNENTDIQNIIKALKKKMDKDYSSGTMKRGAHPKHHGCIKAEFIVEPNLSDELRVGIFKEARSFPAWIRFSNASGGVQSDLEKDMRGIAIKVMNIEGEKLLEDEKEEKTQDFLLLSYPLLPIGTVSDFSKLIDSAKYPLWFFLNPFSLHIRELKLFIDAARKHTNPLDIRYWSTTPYMFGEKAVKYSIKPTSNNLKQMPVKPTENYLREIMQQQLSETEASFDFMVQFQTDPVKMPIEDASILWDESLSPFQKVATIKIPSQRFDSNKQMEFCENLSFTPWHSLPEHRPIGGLNRARKEIYRELSKFRHQKNDISRKEPTGSESF
- a CDS encoding hybrid sensor histidine kinase/response regulator, with translation MAFDKSKFIKKFIEEARDHIEKLNKGLLALEKNPEDMDSLNSIFRSAHTIKGSSRMMKFSSISDLAHKLEDAFDGLRSKKIPYTKELSNLFFKVIDLISGMLDKIASGDENIELNIEIIEELETSITKSQIAEKSEKQPETSDEKKENQQESVNQKISKHDETTKNKAIVVSAPKKEEFKDKIKKEEAIRIDSSKLDDLINHMGEIVSSYSGLKRSIFNTKEIEDSLKKSLDDLNSLRNNSQFKDIDIFFENTQLLALNIKKYLKTIKNDINIQEPLIKELHEKSLNMRMLPLSTIFDGFHREVRDIAREFGKDIDFIVEGGETEIDKKIIEKLTDPMLHMLRNSIDHGIEPLQDRINAGKPPKGLIHIIAYYESGSVIIEIIDDGRGISIKNIKEKAIKKKFFDEKTIENMSESELTDIIFIPGFSTSSIITDLSGRGVGMDVVKTNIVEQLKGTILISTKEEKGTTFLIRLPLTLAVLKLFLFTVSNTIFAVPSHSVRELVMISESDIFKILEKRAISLREEIIPLEEIYLILKLKANEALIKKKIFILIVSTGKESLGLIIDNLVDEVDMVIKPLPIIMGGVQAISGFTLWDNKIINVLNIPFIIKMAKDINYKTPIKELIPSSVEKELKILVVDDSLSTREIEKNILEAYGYNVDIAINGLEAIEKTKDIRYDVVITDVEMPQMDGFSLTENLRKDSYYKDIPIIIVTSRANPEDKLRGIKVGANAYIIKGEFDQSLLLDTIHKLIG
- a CDS encoding response regulator; translation: MSLEQSKILVVDDDPFVRDLLGFVLDSEGYAIETAEDGMEGLKKYSSDADINLVISDMNMPEMNGLEMLEKIRSDKKNIPFILLSGDDDIAVGNKIFDEIKTFCLIKDENIQDTIGSLVNKILTNS
- a CDS encoding response regulator yields the protein MKNVLIVDDSPNIRKLIRNELQDAEYNIIEAENGFVALAKVAESLPDIITLDIEMPKLNGFDTLKKIREIVSKYHEASRNIPVIFVTSHDNLQDRIRGFELGATEFIVKPFQKGELLNSVNRILNPGDRLKGLTALIADDSRTDRNIISECLKKEGLNIFEADNGLAAFEIICNHMSEIDIVIADFVMPNLDGNTLCQKIRKELNLNIPIIILTGGQNLSKLLTVFKSGATDYLVKPFVKEELFARLIAHLDRTQIDNNIKKTLDELHELSNLQDNIVAVCSHDLRAPLSSIVGLCNLFEKNKYLSSDDSKILSDITSKTNYALNLVNNILETMKKRDKFQKESYINFEKFNAKYIEENSVAESVKNLKVLIVEDNPINQQVASDILRSAEIFIDIANNGYEAISFLKEKNYDVILMDIQMPGINGYDTAKLIRTDLKLKDIPIIAMTAHVVDEEIEKCFSAGMNAYVPKPISSNEVLSVIHQCLKSLNPVSLANKKVEKPIEHLPFNDLPPYLPGIDVQDFLNRSNGNTKLLKKILLVFLDNCPFSPKDIKNAILSNDTNKAKFVAHSIKGISANISAKTLFNYSKEIEACIQNFDANEFEKIFIGFEKAFEDVILASNIIKSFEKSNRPIEEEVQFDIEKISTIILKMKNLIIERDFYTLEYVEELKKHLASSANVKDKVELLAKQVNEFNFNSALQSLEQIANALKISLSTSTAPLRG
- the cheB gene encoding chemotaxis-specific protein-glutamate methyltransferase CheB, giving the protein MKKIKVLITDDSPFAREVIANILSSDEEIEIIGQAENGFKAIYMTRELKPDIVTMDIEMPMINGLEAIEKIMKINALPIIVVTSRSDAHVAYQAIINGALEVMEKPNVASDHKEFIKKIKTLSQVKISTPFKKPLNIGNIIKDKNKYLKAVPYRIIAIAASTGGPQALLTILSSLPENFPFPLLIAQHISFGFLEGMINWLSKFSKIKLKIAEEGEYIKEGYAYFIPPEKNMGIDKNSKLISILSTSVKDFYHPSCDLLLSSVGLNFGEKSVGVILTGMGDDGVQGIKEIKERGGFTIAQDENTSIIFGMPKIAIENSYINKITPLQGIAEELLKL